The following proteins are co-located in the Aurantiacibacter atlanticus genome:
- the prfB gene encoding peptide chain release factor 2: MRAEGQAHIDRIEAALALVKKSLNWEQALRRLDELEARVQDPDLWNDPKQAQAISREHKLLKDAVETVQEISAEMTDAVEFVEMGEAENDQSVIDEGLSTLKGLASRADRDKVNALLSGEADGSDTYLQINAGAGGTESQDWAEMLLRMYARWAERRGFKVETVEYQAGEQAGIKSATLLIKGENAFGYAKTESGVHRLVRISPYDSSARRHTSFSSVWVYPVIDDDINIEINEGDLKIDTYRASGAGGQHVNTTDSAVRITHQPTGIVVASQNDRSQHKNRATAMNMLKARLFEREMAEREAVAAGEYQEKTEIGWGHQIRSYVLQPYQMVKDLRTGVTSPTPDDVLDGELDDFIAAALAQRVTGEKVDVEDVE, encoded by the coding sequence ATGCGTGCCGAAGGGCAGGCCCATATCGACCGGATCGAAGCTGCACTCGCGCTCGTCAAGAAGTCGCTCAACTGGGAACAGGCCCTGCGCCGCCTCGACGAACTGGAGGCACGCGTGCAGGACCCTGACCTGTGGAATGACCCAAAGCAGGCGCAGGCGATCAGCCGCGAACACAAGCTGCTGAAGGATGCAGTGGAAACCGTGCAGGAAATTTCTGCCGAGATGACCGATGCCGTCGAATTCGTGGAAATGGGCGAAGCCGAAAATGACCAGAGCGTTATCGATGAAGGCCTGAGCACGCTCAAGGGCCTCGCTAGCCGTGCAGACAGGGACAAGGTCAATGCGCTGCTTTCGGGAGAGGCAGATGGTTCCGACACCTATCTCCAGATAAACGCGGGCGCAGGGGGTACTGAAAGCCAGGACTGGGCTGAAATGCTGCTGCGCATGTATGCCCGCTGGGCTGAACGGCGTGGCTTCAAGGTCGAGACTGTGGAATATCAGGCGGGCGAGCAGGCCGGCATCAAGTCAGCCACATTGCTGATCAAAGGTGAAAACGCATTTGGTTATGCCAAGACAGAAAGTGGCGTCCATCGCCTTGTGCGGATCAGCCCCTATGACAGCTCGGCCCGTCGTCACACATCATTCAGCAGCGTTTGGGTGTATCCGGTAATTGATGATGACATCAATATAGAGATCAACGAGGGCGATCTGAAGATTGACACCTATCGGGCTAGCGGCGCTGGCGGACAGCACGTCAACACCACCGATTCGGCGGTGCGCATTACCCACCAACCGACCGGAATTGTGGTTGCCAGCCAGAATGATCGGAGCCAGCACAAAAACCGCGCAACAGCGATGAACATGCTCAAGGCGCGGTTGTTCGAGCGCGAGATGGCAGAACGTGAAGCTGTGGCGGCAGGCGAATATCAGGAAAAGACGGAAATCGGGTGGGGCCACCAAATCCGCAGCTATGTCCTCCAGCCATATCAGATGGTGAAGGATCTGCGCACCGGCGTGACAAGCCCGACGCCTGACGATGTGCTTGATGGGGAGCTTGACGATTTCATCGCTGCTGCGCTCGCCCAGCGCGTCACCGGAGAAAAAGTCGATGTGGAGGACGTGGAGTAG